A stretch of Solea senegalensis isolate Sse05_10M linkage group LG10, IFAPA_SoseM_1, whole genome shotgun sequence DNA encodes these proteins:
- the wee2 gene encoding wee1-like protein kinase 2, with product MAMLFDEISQHLDFSSYGEEGSSSSSSEASSDDCTSRVKSPRILSPRILSPSSACRTPRVQRHRSRSITMSSPSQCTSPIPNAFWNKLRLCDSPSTPKSLLSKSSHPCSTSKMSCKRRSLHPASTLANRFQAPSVNVNPFTPDTVRRNSEQKWRNSGGSDDDEEYGRRMKHSLTSSEEDDEAFLPRKKRAVQAFMLTRYESEFLELECIGVGEFGAVYKCVKRLDGCLYAIKRSRRPLAGSANEQLALKEVYAHAVLGHHPHVVRYYSAWAEDDHMIIQNEYCDGGSLSDAIVKKQQGQCELFSVAELKDLLLQVSMGLKYIHSSGLVHLDIKPSNIFICQRPCTTVAGEGESEDEDDRSTSVGVVYKIGDLGHVTSSSNPQVEEGDSRFLASEVLHEDYSHLPKADIFALGLTMLLAAGAPPLPQNGDEWHSLREGKLPQLPQELPASFRGLLQLLLDTDPRKRPSARELCKHAALREERTGRLAAQLRRELNVEKFRTAMLEKELQEARQAALSPKQGLPLGLKPAKMGPLAKSGRRLVGRNTARSITYDFHG from the exons ATGGCGATGTTGTTTGATGAGATCAGCCAGCACCTGGACTTCTCTAGCTATGGAGAGgagggaagcagcagcagcagcagtgaggccAGCTCTGATGACTGCACCTCCAGAGTAAAAAGTCCCAGGATCCTAAGTCCCAGGATCCTAAGTCCCAGCTCTGCGTGCAGGACGCCGAGGGTGCAGCGCCACCGTAGCAGAAGCATCACCATGTCCTCCCCTTCACAATGCACCAGTCCCATACCTAATGCTTTCTGGAATAAACTGAGACTGTGTGACTCTCCCAGTACACCCAAG AGTCTGCTCTCAAAGTCATCCCACCCTTGTTCCACCTCTAAGATGAGTTGCAAGCGGAGAAGTCTGCACCCTGCTTCAACTTTGGCAAACCGATTCCAAGCACCTTCTGTCAACGTGAATCCTTTCACCCCTGACACAGTGCGCAGGAATAGTGAGCAGAAGTGGAGGAACAGCGGTGGGAGTGATGACGATGAAGAATATGGACGCAG GATGAAACACAGTCTGACGTCAtctgaggaggatgatgaggccTTTCTCCCACGAAAG AAGCGAGCTGTCCAAGCCTTCATGCTGACACGCTATGAGAGTGAGTTTCTGGAGCTGGAGTGCATTGGCGTTGGCGAGTTTGGGGCAGTTTATAAGTGTGTGAAGAGGCTGGATGGCTGCTTGTATGCCATAAAACGCTCTCGCCGTCCCCTGGCAGGCTCTGCCAACGA GCAGCTGGCACTAAAGGAAGTGTATGCACATGCTGTTCTTGGGCACCACCCACATGTTGTTCGCTATTACTCAGCATGGGCAGAGGACGATCACATGATTATTCAGAATGAATATTGTGATG GTGGAAGTCTCAGTGATGCCATTGTGAAGAAGCAGCAGGGGCAATGCGAGTTGTTTtcagtggcagagctgaaggatCTGCTCTTACAAGTGTCCATGGGTCTGAAATACATCCACAGCTCAGGCCTGGTACACTTGGACATCAAACCAA GTAATATTTTCATTTGCCAGCGTCCCTGCACGACTGTGGCAGGTGAGGGGGAGAGCGAAGATGAAGACGACCGCAGCACCTCTGTTGGAGTCGTTTACAAAATTG GGGACCTGGGTCATGTGACCTCAAGCAGCAATCCTCAAGTTGAGGAAGGGGATAGTCGCTTTCTGGCCAGTGAGGTCCTACATGAG GATTACAGTCACCTTCCCAAGGCAGATATCTTTGCTCTTGGCCTTACCATGCTGCTGGCCGCTGgggctcctcctcttccacaaAATGGAGATGAGTGGCACAGCCTTAGAGAGGGGAAACTTCCCCAGCTGCCACAGGAGCTCCCAGCCTCCTTTAGAGGACTACTTCAG CTGTTGTTGGATACGGACCCGAGAAAGCGACCATCTGCCAGAGAGCTTTGCAAGCACGCGGCCTTAAGGGAGGAGAGGACTGGGAGGTTGGCTGCTCAGCTGCGCAGAGAGCTCAATGTAGAGAAGTTTAGGACAGCCATGCTTGAAAA AGAGCTCCAGGAGGCTCGTCAAGCAGCGTTGTCACCCAAACAGGGCCTCCCTCTCGGGCTGAAACCTGCTAAGATGGGGCCTCTGGCCAAATCAGGAAGGAGACTCGTTGGCAGGAACACAGCACGATCAATCACCTATGATTTCCACGGATAA
- the dennd11 gene encoding DENN domain-containing protein 11, whose product MVEQSDRAPLLDWEEIPPPDPNRAGPTPSQPREEDAPAEKSSQTVGTVAGTAVSTCSPASSVTAVVVSGDGSPVPPRTELRGQTLARPEAFGTARHVPFPGLSMRDQWEEKDQIVAVFVVTFDTRSGNMVEWCLPHDINLEGVEFKSMASGSHRITSDFIYFRKGCYFGLACFANMPVESELERGARMKSVGILSPSYTLLYRYMHFLENQVRHQLQCPGQYSPLEAFYEDKKAVLPPSGNGLVTACPTWSVTTINRCMHPEMKITHPAGCMSQFIQFFGEQILVLWKFALLRKRILIFSPPPVGVVCYRVYCCCCLANVSLPGIGVSVPELRPFFYINVADIPALETEMSYVACTTEKIFEEKKELYDVYIDNQNVKTHRSHLQSLLRLNAADKEKYRKLSEQRQTLLYNQEVDGDCTSSEEDLFILFFMELNNRIFQTLSEVAGSTDPTLTAEHVRAMGLDPQGDRSFLVDLLEVYGFDITLVIDNLCCT is encoded by the exons ATGGTGGAGCAGTCTGATCGAGCTCCGCTGTTGGACTGGGAGGAGATCCCACCGCCAGACCCTAACCGGGCGGGCCCGACGCCGTCACAGCCGCGGGAGGAAGACGCTCCGGCGGAGAAAAGTTCGCAGACAGTGGGGACCGTGGCTGGTACTGCAGTCTCCACCTGCAGCCCGGCTAGCAGTGTGACAGCTGTTGTTGTCAGCGGGGACGGAAGCCCGGTCCCTCCGCGGACAGAGCTCCGTGGGCAGACGTTGGCTCGACCCGAGGCTTTTGGTACAGCTCGTCATGTTCCATTCCCCGGCCTCTCAATGAGAGATCAGTGGGAGGAAAAGGATCAGATAGTGGCCGTGTTTGTCGTTACCTTTGATACCAGATCAG GGAACATGGTAGAGTGGTGCCTGCCTCATGACATCAACCTAGAGGGAGTTGAATTCAAGTCAATGGCCAGCGGTTCCCATCGGATCACCAGTGACTTTAT ATATTTCCGAAAGGGCTGTTACTTCGGGCTGGCTTGTTTCGCTAACATGCCCGTGGAGAGTGAACTGGAGAGAGGAGCGAGGATGAAGTCGGTGGGAATTCTGTCTCCGTCCTACACTCTGCTTTACCGCTACATGCACTTCCTGGAGAATCAAGTCAG GCACCAGTTGCAGTGTCCGGGTCAGTATTCTCCACTCGAGGCCTTCTACGAGGATAAGAAGGCTGTCCTTCCACCTTCAGGAAATGGCCTGGTCACTGCTTGTCCAACCTGGAGTGTTACCACCATCAACCGCTGCATGCACCCGGAAATGAAG ATCACCCACCCGGCTGGCTGCATGTCTCAGTTCATCCAGTTTTTCGGCGAGCAGATCTTGGTGCTGTGGAAGTTTGCCTTGCTGAGGAAACGTATCCTCATCTTCTCCCCTCCACCTGTAGGTGTGGTCTGCTATAGGG TGTATTGCTGTTGCTGTCTGGCCAACGTGTCTCTGCCAGGAATCGGTGTCTCTGTTCCTGAACTGCGGCCTTTCTTCTACATCAATGTAGCCGACATCCCTGCCCTGGAAACAGAGATGTCATATGTGGCCT GTACCACAGAGAAGATTTTCgaggagaagaaggagctgTACGATGTCTACATCGATAACCagaatgtgaaaacacacagaagccaTTTGCAGTCACTGCTCCGTCTGAATGCAGCGGATAAAGAGAAGTACAGGAAACTGAGTGAACAAAG GCAAACGTTGCTGTACAATCAGGAGGTGGATGGAGACTGCACGTCAAGTGAAGAGGATCTTTTTATTCT GTTCTTCATGGAGCTGAATAACCGCATCTTCCAGACACTGTCGGAGGTCGCAGGGAGCACTGACCCCACCCTGACCGCTGAGCACGTGAGAGCCATGGGGCTGGATCCCCAGGGCGACCGCTCCTTCCTGGTTGACCTGCTGGAGGTGTACGGTTTTGACATCACCCTGGTCATAGACAACCTCTGTTGCACCTGA
- the agk gene encoding acylglycerol kinase, mitochondrial: MARVVKVFRTLRNHWKKSTFAACVLSYGSYWLYGKHCDSVLRTEACILAREFGRQQIAPQERLRKATVILNPAACNGKANNLFEKNAAPILHLAGVEITVVKTDYEGQAKKLMEFMEQTDMLIVAGGDGTLQEAITGLLRRPDQDTFSNTPIGFIPLGSHNSLSPSLHFLTDNKVKDITSATLSILKGETVPLDVLQIKGEKDQPVFALMGLRWGAFRDVAATVSKYWYLGPLKTNAAHWFSTLKEWPVVREVTVSFLAPNLRPPDLPLQKPPRPNVLNRIFRRLRNYWDPPAEEPPKVEEPENWEEKQLSTLELFIQTHNKNPVERRIDDSMMVCAEPGDLTVGEFITAGSKKVEDPTVFSTNSTKVEASACQLQLPEGVSGFYNIDNEEYEAMPVEIRLLPRKLRFFISGERREQLSQMQ, encoded by the exons ATGGCACGGGTTGTGAAAGTGTTTAGGACTCTGCGGAATCACTGGAAGAAGTCCACATTTGCGGCGTGTGTTCTGTCTTACGGAAGCTACTGGCTTTATGGTAAACACTG TGACAGTGTTCTGCGCACAGAGGCTTGTATATTGGCCAGG GAATTTGGCCGTCAACAGATAGCTCCTCAAGAACGGCTGAGAAAAGCAACAGTAATCTTGAACCCTGCTGCTTGTAATGg GAAAGCCAACAACTTGTTTGAAAAGAATGCTGCTCCTATTTTACATCTAGCTGGCGTGGAGATTACGGTCGTAAAG ACAGACTATGAAGGCCAGGCAAAAAAGTTGATGGAGTTTATGGAACAGACAGACATGCTGATTGTAGCTGGAGGAGATGGCACCTTACAGGAAGCGATCACAGGATTACTTCGACGGCCAGATCAA GACACTTTCAGTAACACACCAATTGGATTCATTCCGCTGGGCTCACACAATTCCCTGAGTCCCAGTCTCCACTTCCTCACTGACAACAAAGTCAA aGACATTACATCTGCAACTCTGTCTATTCTGAAGGGAGAAACTGTACCTCTTGATGTACTACAAATTAAA gggGAGAAAGACCAGCCAGTCTTTGCTTTGATGGGACTTCGTTGGGGAGCTTTTAGAGATGTGGCTGCAACAGTCAGCAA ATATTGGTACCTTGGGCCACTGAAGACAAATGCAGCACATTGGTTTAGTACTCTAAAG GAGTGGCCTGTGGTCCGGGAAGTCACTGTGTCCTTTTTGGCTCCCAATCTTCGGCCTCCTGACCTCCCCCTGCAGAAGCCCCCCAGGCCAAATGTGCTTAACCGCATCTTTCGTAGACTGCGTAACTACTGGGACCCACCTGCTGAAG AGCCTCCAAAAGTGGAGGAGCCAGAGAATTGGGAGGAGAAGCAGCTGTCGACGTTAGAGCTGTTTATCCAAACGCACAACAAAAACCCTGTGGAGAGG CGCATTGATGACTCCATGATGGTCTGTGCAGAGCCTGGAGACTTGACTGTGGGCGAGTTCATCACTGCCGG GAGTAAAAAAGTAGAAGACCCTACTGTATTCAGTACAAACTCCACAAAAGTGGAAGCCAGTGCTTGCCAGCTACAGCTGCCAGAG GGTGTCAGTGGCTTCTACAACATCGACAATGAGGAGTATGAGGCCATGCCTGTGGAGATAAGGCTGTTGCCACGGAAACTTCGCTTCTTCATCAGTGGAGAGCGCAGAGAGCAGCTCTCACAGATGCAGTGA